AGGACTTCTCCTAATTCATCATTTCCTGATCCCATTTTATCTGATGATATATATATACATTTATTTTCTAATTCACTTTCATCTTTTACTTGTACTACTGTACCTTCACCCTTCTTAACTTCTATTATTATTAAATTTTCTTCTTCTTTTATTATTTTAGTTTCACAATTTGATGATTTAGCTAGTTTTAATATGTTTTCTTTAGCTATTGAATTATCTACTGTTACTACTACTGTTCCATCTTCCATTTTATCTAGTTCTTTTTTTGTATTTATAACTGGCTTAGGGCATGCTAAACCTCTCGCATCTATTTCTATTAACAATTTACCCATCCTCTCTTTATCTTTATTCAACTCAATTCTATCAT
Above is a genomic segment from Romboutsia lituseburensis containing:
- the yedF gene encoding sulfurtransferase-like selenium metabolism protein YedF; this translates as MLIEIDARGLACPKPVINTKKELDKMEDGTVVVTVDNSIAKENILKLAKSSNCETKIIKEEENLIIIEVKKGEGTVVQVKDESELENKCIYISSDKMGSGNDELGEVLIKGFIYTLTESKPYPKYIVFVNSGVKLTAQNKATIENLKILEEGGVEILSCGTCLDYYGLKDTLEVGTVTNMYNIVDIMKNTSQTITI